A window of the Synechococcus sp. JA-3-3Ab genome harbors these coding sequences:
- a CDS encoding RAMP superfamily CRISPR-associated protein, with product MHKRYVNHCTLCLTLKPDGPVLIKAGKQGADPTKPDMEFVETYRGGGRTVYFPGSSLKGAIRAHAERIVRTVGGDRRPEGNKLQLWASDPLDQKANQWLEKIAESHRVYALSSFTDQMFGNTAIASRLRIEDAYPKPGTPLRLEERNGVAIDRVFGSVAVGPFSYQVCVEGSFQTKIHLKNFTLAQLGLLGLVLRDLDEGWFGIGFAKSRGMGRVRVEYEWATVDYPGCLVEEGSQELRLLGSQLAWPRGSLLGASEFLSPEEAGKYGFAKPDRQLVPVGAEPMPLGFGARLTWDQTSEAKVEHLLATAVNSWAKLLQAEAKAV from the coding sequence ATGCACAAGCGCTACGTTAACCACTGCACCCTCTGCCTCACCCTCAAGCCAGATGGCCCTGTGCTCATCAAAGCTGGCAAACAAGGGGCAGATCCGACAAAGCCCGACATGGAGTTTGTGGAAACCTATCGCGGCGGCGGGCGGACAGTCTATTTTCCCGGCAGCTCCCTCAAAGGGGCCATTCGCGCCCACGCGGAGCGCATCGTCCGAACGGTGGGCGGCGACAGACGGCCTGAGGGGAACAAGTTGCAACTCTGGGCCAGCGATCCCCTCGACCAAAAGGCCAACCAGTGGCTGGAAAAAATTGCAGAGTCCCACCGGGTTTACGCCCTCTCTTCTTTTACGGATCAGATGTTCGGCAACACGGCCATCGCCAGCCGGCTGCGCATCGAGGATGCCTATCCCAAGCCGGGGACACCTCTGCGCCTGGAAGAACGCAACGGGGTGGCCATCGATCGCGTCTTCGGGTCGGTGGCGGTGGGGCCGTTTAGCTACCAAGTCTGTGTCGAGGGATCCTTTCAAACCAAGATCCACCTGAAAAACTTTACCCTGGCCCAACTGGGCCTGCTGGGGCTGGTGCTGCGGGATCTGGACGAAGGATGGTTTGGTATTGGCTTTGCCAAATCCCGCGGCATGGGCCGCGTTCGGGTGGAGTACGAGTGGGCGACGGTGGACTACCCGGGCTGCCTGGTGGAGGAGGGGAGCCAGGAGCTACGGCTGCTGGGATCCCAGCTTGCCTGGCCAAGGGGATCCCTGCTGGGGGCGAGCGAGTTTCTGAGTCCAGAAGAGGCGGGCAAATACGGCTTTGCCAAACCCGATCGCCAGTTAGTGCCGGTGGGAGCGGAGCCAATGCCTTTGGGATTTGGGGCGCGGCTGACCTGGGATCAGACGTCTGAGGCCAAGGTGGAACATCTGCTCGCCACCGCCGTAAACAGTTGGGCCAAACTCCTGCAAGCGGAGGCAAAAGCCGTATGA
- the csx7 gene encoding type III CRISPR-associated RAMP protein Csx7, with the protein MFDVFKNRLEITGTLTTVTALHIGVGRSTEPIGSDLPVLKDALGRPLIPGSSLKGALRSRLESFLRGIDPALARDPSELTGSEQVRVVNQIKNTYKDDDATLTQKLIEATDWVSQVFGSPWLAGKVQIRDLPVVREAWFGQYQERDGVAIDRDTETAAEGKLYDFQVVPANTPFQFHAVVENAEAWELGLLAIGLHQLETEQIPLGGGRSRGLGVVRLEIGAVYWFDSEGDPRRLLTYLQELVAGSRQPLSPEEAAALRQDWVEALVAKLTAVAPVGPRS; encoded by the coding sequence ATGTTCGACGTTTTCAAAAACCGCTTGGAGATCACCGGCACGCTCACCACCGTGACCGCCCTGCACATCGGGGTGGGCCGCTCCACCGAGCCCATCGGCTCCGATTTGCCGGTTCTCAAGGACGCGCTGGGCCGCCCGCTCATCCCTGGTTCCAGCCTCAAGGGGGCGCTGCGCTCCCGCCTGGAGAGTTTTTTGCGCGGCATCGATCCGGCGCTGGCCAGGGATCCCAGCGAGTTGACCGGCAGCGAGCAAGTCCGGGTGGTCAACCAAATTAAGAACACCTACAAAGACGACGACGCAACCCTGACGCAAAAGCTGATCGAGGCCACCGACTGGGTCTCGCAGGTGTTTGGATCCCCTTGGCTGGCGGGCAAGGTGCAGATTCGCGATTTGCCCGTGGTGCGGGAAGCCTGGTTTGGCCAATACCAAGAGCGGGATGGTGTGGCCATCGATCGGGATACGGAGACGGCGGCAGAGGGCAAGCTCTACGACTTTCAAGTGGTGCCGGCCAACACCCCCTTTCAGTTCCACGCCGTTGTCGAAAATGCCGAAGCATGGGAGCTGGGCCTGCTGGCCATCGGCTTGCACCAATTGGAAACGGAGCAGATCCCCTTGGGAGGGGGGCGCTCCCGCGGCTTGGGGGTCGTCCGCCTGGAGATCGGGGCGGTCTATTGGTTTGACTCAGAAGGGGATCCGCGGCGGCTGCTGACCTATCTGCAAGAGCTGGTGGCCGGATCCCGGCAACCCCTTAGCCCGGAAGAGGCTGCCGCCTTGCGCCAAGACTGGGTGGAAGCCCTGGTTGCCAAACTAACCGCTGTCGCTCCCGTCGGCCCCCGCAGCTAG
- the csx10 gene encoding type III-D CRISPR-associated RAMP protein Csx10, whose protein sequence is MEAIELTLTAESPLAIGRQKPGGSISEAQDFIPGSVIRGALADLLLRQSRHRPGEALTGDLAALFTEARAAVFTHAYPGSGSRVLPATAFSSKNNPGFRSEAGKTGVFDTLLDRFCSQRLGIPFDPAEPDGSGGRVEPFGGFYSQEEGSRYRRVAVSKRLLTRVGINRRRATAADQILYSLEVINEGRAGRDGSLQPSLFSGHIYLQDRELAAALAGYLNTHARRLSLGGGVSRGLGRVSLAARHLRAPKPSLAERVAAFNQKLRQRWQQWQVFGNPWQPLPPERQYFSIGLQSGAILKERWQRTTVLTPPMLQEEANCEDGSLVLELACSSYAYVSGWNAAWGLFKDVELVTTQGSVFLLSTTQMERWIPILAEMEYWGIGERTAEGFGQIEVCSLFHHHFWENPL, encoded by the coding sequence ATGGAGGCCATTGAACTCACGCTCACTGCCGAGTCTCCCCTGGCCATCGGTCGGCAAAAGCCGGGCGGCTCCATCAGCGAGGCCCAGGACTTCATTCCCGGCAGCGTGATCCGGGGGGCCTTGGCCGACCTCCTGCTCCGCCAAAGCCGGCACCGCCCCGGCGAGGCCCTGACAGGAGATCTGGCCGCCCTGTTCACGGAGGCCCGTGCGGCGGTGTTTACCCATGCTTATCCGGGATCCGGCAGCCGGGTTTTGCCGGCCACGGCCTTTAGCTCCAAAAACAACCCCGGCTTCCGCTCAGAGGCGGGCAAAACGGGGGTGTTCGACACACTGCTGGATCGCTTCTGCTCGCAGCGGCTGGGGATCCCCTTTGATCCGGCAGAGCCGGATGGCTCCGGGGGCAGGGTGGAGCCCTTCGGCGGCTTTTACAGCCAGGAGGAGGGATCCCGCTACCGAAGGGTGGCCGTGTCCAAGCGCCTGCTCACGCGGGTGGGGATCAACCGCCGCCGCGCCACCGCCGCCGACCAGATCCTCTACAGCCTGGAGGTGATCAACGAGGGCCGGGCCGGGCGAGATGGGAGCTTGCAGCCTTCCCTCTTCAGCGGCCACATCTATCTGCAGGATCGCGAGCTGGCGGCAGCCCTCGCCGGCTACCTCAACACCCACGCCCGCCGCTTGTCCTTGGGAGGGGGAGTGTCGCGGGGGCTGGGCCGGGTCAGCCTTGCCGCTCGACACCTGAGGGCCCCGAAGCCCTCCCTGGCTGAGCGGGTGGCAGCCTTTAACCAAAAGCTGCGGCAGCGCTGGCAACAATGGCAGGTGTTTGGGAATCCCTGGCAGCCCTTGCCGCCGGAGCGGCAGTACTTCTCCATCGGGCTGCAGTCGGGGGCCATCCTCAAGGAGCGCTGGCAACGCACCACGGTGCTCACGCCGCCGATGCTCCAGGAGGAGGCCAACTGCGAGGACGGATCCCTGGTCTTGGAGCTGGCCTGTAGCAGCTACGCCTATGTTTCCGGCTGGAACGCCGCCTGGGGGCTTTTTAAAGATGTAGAGCTGGTTACAACCCAGGGCAGCGTCTTCCTGCTGAGCACCACGCAAATGGAGCGCTGGATCCCGATTTTGGCGGAGATGGAATACTGGGGCATCGGCGAGCGAACCGCGGAGGGATTTGGCCAAATTGAGGTCTGTAGTCTGTTCCATCATCATTTCTGGGAGAACCCGCTATGA
- a CDS encoding RAMP superfamily CRISPR-associated protein has product MVRLAELPQTSTSIPLKATLASALAVGSGGSSGSLADKPLLKDAYGKLLIPGSQLKGRLRHECEKLARGLGWAICRSPDPERMCPKREGIDGHFDRPEYQVEGYAGSHCLVCQIFGNPALPSRLWVADLVCEVPPAALEATLRPGVTLNRRRRTAEDQRLYLIETSPAAELIFSGSLQLLPDCPPWGKALLRVALHHIGALGGSKSAGLGWLHWDPQSLAALQPNDADWAFLAGGGS; this is encoded by the coding sequence ATGGTTCGGCTGGCAGAGCTGCCCCAAACGAGCACCTCTATCCCTTTGAAGGCCACCCTCGCCTCGGCTCTGGCGGTGGGATCCGGCGGCTCCAGCGGCTCCCTGGCGGACAAGCCCCTGCTCAAGGATGCCTACGGCAAGCTGCTCATCCCCGGCTCCCAGTTGAAGGGAAGGCTGCGCCACGAGTGCGAAAAGCTGGCCCGCGGCCTCGGCTGGGCCATTTGCCGCTCCCCCGACCCGGAGCGCATGTGTCCCAAGCGGGAGGGGATCGACGGCCACTTCGACCGCCCCGAATACCAGGTCGAGGGCTACGCCGGATCCCATTGCCTGGTCTGCCAGATCTTCGGCAATCCGGCCCTGCCTTCCCGCCTGTGGGTGGCGGATCTCGTCTGTGAGGTGCCGCCGGCAGCGCTGGAAGCGACCCTCCGCCCAGGAGTCACCCTCAACCGCCGCCGCCGCACCGCCGAGGATCAGCGGCTCTACCTCATCGAGACCTCGCCGGCAGCCGAGCTGATCTTCTCCGGATCCCTGCAGCTTTTACCCGACTGCCCTCCCTGGGGCAAGGCCCTGCTGCGGGTGGCCCTGCACCACATTGGGGCGCTGGGAGGCAGCAAATCTGCAGGCTTGGGTTGGTTGCACTGGGATCCCCAGTCTCTAGCTGCCCTGCAGCCGAATGACGCAGATTGGGCCTTTTTGGCCGGAGGAGGGAGCTGA
- the cas10 gene encoding type III-B CRISPR-associated protein Cas10/Cmr2, with product MTATSSASPVPIALAWCLAWGEGRDPQFPLPILQQMCAAIRTDDAAGIPEALQPLWAQVRQFQESVAATTFPKTLAELQSRYPELWRQTSRIGLVYGGATKIKGYVFESAKLPEIRGASALLDRINLVDLPAFFGDPEQTYLGWKALGKESRAELEAYVNRRVRPWLQQHYPALAQALIPELLIYSTGGNLLAFCPAAYVDDLCEAIERRYTEETLTANACAVGSAFRLLELRYGLLRDPIERTPWLDWLAQHQAHPLVRAYFGDCSEASFQARKSFNELVGHLAARFQHRRNGNPDPGRPSRAHPACFETHPYLRRDSTDRRPALAKADLPGQPWLSEATARKALVGRQAKRLETGQQGWFRKFPAWDPGFVESWVTRFARFLDSPAGEPYQERYLQPCAGSGQGIGEAQSLREVANASQGFVAYLYADGNNMGGYVQQIQTPEAYRQFSRDVSEATEQAVYRALAQHLQAHRLRGLPPDPESGRDRNGEWIHPFEILTIGGDDVLMVVPAHKALDIAATFCEQFEQILLAKSATYAARSLGQVPHRYPADSPDQLCRLSTSAGVLFASEDTPIYYAERLTEQLLKSAKSRAKKLKPRDQDFSVATIDFLSLKSVTLIASSIQDFRQQALENRQNGHLLKLYAGPYTVPEIRGLLRTVQALQAADFPRSQLYQIRSFLEKGKRTATLNYLYFRTRLGQKGQPLIEAFERTWCKAKTNDGHLPPWMYVAAEGEPTYETIWRDLVDLYAFVQKQPQAEGRPVPVEVK from the coding sequence ATGACCGCTACCTCCTCTGCCTCCCCCGTGCCCATCGCGTTGGCCTGGTGCCTGGCCTGGGGAGAAGGGCGGGATCCCCAATTTCCCTTGCCGATTCTGCAGCAGATGTGCGCAGCCATCCGCACCGACGACGCAGCCGGGATCCCGGAGGCGCTGCAGCCCCTCTGGGCGCAGGTGCGCCAATTTCAGGAGAGCGTGGCGGCCACAACCTTTCCCAAAACCTTGGCAGAGTTGCAATCGCGCTATCCGGAGCTGTGGCGGCAGACCAGCCGCATCGGCTTGGTTTACGGGGGGGCTACCAAGATCAAGGGCTACGTCTTCGAGTCCGCCAAACTGCCGGAAATTCGCGGCGCCTCGGCCCTGTTGGATCGCATTAACCTGGTGGATCTGCCCGCCTTTTTTGGGGATCCCGAGCAAACCTACTTGGGGTGGAAAGCCTTGGGGAAGGAGTCTCGAGCAGAGCTGGAGGCCTACGTGAACCGGCGGGTTCGGCCCTGGCTGCAGCAGCACTACCCGGCTTTGGCGCAGGCTCTCATTCCGGAGCTCCTCATCTACTCCACCGGCGGCAACCTCTTGGCCTTCTGTCCGGCGGCCTATGTGGACGACCTCTGCGAGGCCATCGAGCGCCGCTACACCGAAGAAACCCTCACCGCCAACGCCTGTGCCGTGGGATCCGCCTTTCGGCTGCTGGAACTGCGCTACGGCCTGTTGCGGGATCCCATCGAGCGCACCCCCTGGCTGGACTGGCTGGCCCAACACCAGGCCCACCCTCTGGTGAGGGCCTACTTTGGAGATTGCAGCGAAGCCAGCTTCCAGGCCCGCAAAAGTTTCAACGAGCTGGTGGGCCACCTGGCTGCCCGCTTCCAGCACCGCCGCAACGGCAATCCGGATCCCGGTCGTCCCAGCCGCGCCCATCCCGCCTGTTTTGAAACCCACCCCTACCTGCGCCGCGACAGCACCGACCGCCGCCCGGCCCTGGCCAAAGCCGACCTGCCAGGTCAGCCCTGGCTATCGGAGGCCACAGCCCGCAAAGCGCTGGTGGGCCGCCAGGCCAAGCGCCTGGAGACAGGCCAGCAGGGGTGGTTCCGCAAATTCCCCGCCTGGGATCCCGGCTTTGTGGAAAGCTGGGTAACGCGATTTGCCCGCTTCCTCGACTCTCCCGCCGGCGAGCCCTACCAGGAGCGCTATTTGCAGCCCTGCGCGGGATCCGGCCAGGGGATCGGCGAGGCGCAATCGCTGCGGGAAGTGGCCAACGCCAGCCAGGGCTTTGTGGCCTACCTCTACGCCGACGGCAACAACATGGGGGGCTACGTGCAGCAGATCCAAACCCCAGAGGCCTACCGGCAATTTAGCCGCGACGTTTCCGAGGCCACGGAACAAGCCGTTTACCGCGCCCTTGCCCAGCACCTGCAGGCGCACCGGCTGCGGGGCCTGCCGCCGGATCCGGAAAGCGGCAGAGACCGCAACGGCGAGTGGATCCACCCCTTCGAGATCCTGACCATCGGCGGGGACGATGTGCTGATGGTGGTGCCAGCCCACAAGGCCCTGGACATTGCCGCCACCTTTTGTGAGCAGTTCGAGCAGATCCTGCTGGCCAAATCGGCCACCTACGCCGCCCGCTCCCTCGGCCAGGTGCCGCACCGCTACCCGGCCGACAGCCCAGACCAGCTCTGTCGGCTCTCCACCTCGGCAGGCGTGCTGTTTGCCTCGGAAGACACCCCCATCTACTATGCCGAAAGGCTGACCGAACAACTGTTGAAATCTGCCAAAAGCCGCGCCAAAAAGCTGAAGCCCCGCGATCAAGACTTTTCGGTGGCCACCATCGACTTTCTCTCTTTGAAATCGGTGACTTTGATCGCCTCCAGCATCCAGGATTTTCGCCAGCAGGCCCTGGAGAATCGCCAGAACGGCCACCTCCTCAAGCTCTACGCCGGCCCCTACACCGTCCCGGAGATCCGTGGGCTGCTGAGAACGGTGCAAGCTTTGCAGGCGGCGGATTTTCCCCGCTCCCAGCTCTACCAAATCCGCAGCTTTTTGGAAAAAGGCAAGCGCACCGCCACCCTCAACTACCTCTACTTCCGCACCCGGCTGGGCCAAAAAGGGCAGCCGCTGATCGAGGCCTTTGAACGCACCTGGTGCAAGGCCAAAACCAACGACGGCCACCTTCCCCCCTGGATGTACGTGGCGGCGGAGGGGGAACCCACCTACGAGACCATCTGGCGGGATCTGGTGGATCTGTACGCTTTTGTCCAAAAACAGCCCCAGGCCGAGGGTCGGCCCGTTCCTGTGGAGGTGAAGTGA